In one Scomber japonicus isolate fScoJap1 chromosome 6, fScoJap1.pri, whole genome shotgun sequence genomic region, the following are encoded:
- the LOC128359874 gene encoding putative gustatory receptor clone PTE01 — MPTNASSRKLLTLETLGISAANIYPAFVFGTIIYLIIVFCNLLVLITIAMSKTLHKPMFILLFNLPISDMLGATAFFPHLIFSIVTQSRSISHPACITQAFLVHVYGTGNMLILSAMAYDRYIAICCPLRYNTIMNPHTLIKMIFVMWFINLSMMSVLFMLHARFKSCRTNIVDLYCNNPSLLKLACEDTSVNNYYGLACIILLQGVPLSIIGYTYVQILRTCVMTNQPDARRKAIQTCGTHLVVFLLLEINTVFTLIAHRIESVSPSMRRTIGVSVLIFPPFLDPIIYGLKITELKQSITLLLRRNLRSVKL, encoded by the coding sequence CTGCAAATATTTACCCAGCATTTGTATTTGGAACAATTATTTATCTAATTATTGTCTTTTGCAACTTGTTGGTATTAATAACTATTGCTATGAGCAAAACACTACATAAGCCTATGTTTATCCTGCTGTTCAACTTGCCCATTAGTGACATGCTGGGTGCTACAGCTTTTTTTCCTCACCTCATATTCAGCATTGTGACACAGAGCAGATCGATTTCCCATCCTGCATGTATTACTCAGGCTTTTCTGGTTCATGTTTACGGTACAGGAAACATGCTGATTTTGAGTGCTATGGCATATGATAGATATATTGCTATATGTTGTCCTTTGAGGTATAATACCATAATGAATCCACatactttaattaaaatgatttttgtaATGTGGTTCATAAATTTATCAATGATGTCTGTATTGTTCATGCTGCATGCACGGTTTAAATCGTGTAGGACAAATATAGTGGATTTGTATTGTAATAACCCATCATTACTAAAATTGGCCTGTGAGGACACCAGTGTGAACAATTACTATGGATTAGCTTGTATAATCTTGCTACAAGGTGTCCCACTGTCAATAATAGGTTACACATATGTACAGATCTTGCGTACATGTGTCATGACTAATCAGCCTGATGCTCGCAGAAAAGCCATTCAGACATGTGGCACtcatttagttgttttcttACTGTTAGAAATCAATACTGTGTTTACACTTATTGCTCACCGAATTGAGAGTGTATCCCCAAGCATGAGAAGGACTATTGGTGTGTCAGTTTTAatatttcccccttttttgGACCCAATTATATATGGACTGAAAATCACAGAACTAAAGCAAAGCATAACACTGCTCTTAAGAAGAAATCTTCGTTCAGTCAAGTTGTAA